DNA from Musa acuminata AAA Group cultivar baxijiao chromosome BXJ1-5, Cavendish_Baxijiao_AAA, whole genome shotgun sequence:
taaaccctaaaccctaaaccctaaaccctaaacctaaaccctaaaccctaaaccctaacccctaaaccctaaaccctaaaccctaaaccctaaaccctaaaccctaaacctaaaccctaaaccctaaccctaaaccctaaaccctaaaccctaaaccctaaacctaaaccctaaaccctaaaccctaaaccctaaaccctaaaccctaaaccctaaaccctaaaccctaaaccctaaaccctaaaccctaaaccctaaaccctaaaccctaaaccctaaaccctaaccctaaaccctaaaccctaaaccctaaaccctaaaccctaaaccctaaaccctaaaccctaaaccctaaaccctaaaccctaaaccctaaaaccctaaaccctaaaccctaaaccctaaaccctaaaccctaaaccctaaaccctaaaccctaaaccctaaaccctaaaccctaaaccctaaaccctaaaaccctaaaccctaaaccctaaaccctaaaccctaaaccctaaaccctaaaccctaaaccctaaaccctaaaccctaaaccctaaaccctaaaccctaaaccctagaccctagaccctaaaccctaaaccctataccctaaaccctaaaccctaaaccctaaaccctaaaccctaaaccctaaaccctaaaccctaaaccctaaaccctaaaaccctaaaccctaaaccctaaaacctaaaccctaaaccctaaaaccctaaaccctaaaccctaaaccctaaaccctaaaccctaaaccctaaaccctaaaccctaaaccctaaccctaaaccctaaaccctaaaccctaaaccctaaaccctaaaccctaaaccctaaaccctaaaccctaaaccctaaaccctagaccctaaaccctaaaccctaaaccctataccctaaaccctaaaccctaaaccctaaaccctaaaccctaaaccctaaaccctaaaccctaaaccctaaaccctaaaccctaaaccctaaaccctaaaccctaaaccctaaaccctaaccctaaaccctaaaccctaaaccctaaaccctagacCCTAGACCCTAAACCCtagaccctaaaccctaaaccctaaaccctaaaccctaaaccctaaaccctaaaccctaaaccctaaaccctaaaccctaaaccctaaaccctaaaccctaaaccctaaaccctaaaccctaaaccctaaaaccctaaaccctaaaccctaaaccctaaaccctaaaccctaaaccctaaaccctaaaccctaaccctaaaccctaaaccctaaaccctaaaccctaaaccctaaaccctaaaccctaaaccctaaaccctaaaaccctaaaccctaaaccctaaaccctaaaccctaaaccctaaaccctaaaaccctaaaccctaaaccctaaaccctaaaccctaaaccctaaaccctaaaccctaaaccctaaccctaaaccctaaaccctaaaccctaaaccctaaaccctaaaccctaaaccctaaaccctaaaccctaaaccctaaaccctaaaccctaaaccctagaccctagaccctaaaccctaaaccctataccctaaaccctaaaccctaaaccctaaaccctaaaccctaaaccctaaaccctaaaccctaaaccctaaaccctaaaccctaaaccctaaaaccctaaaaccctaaaccctaaaccctaaaacctaaaccctaaaccctaaaaccctaaaccctaaaccctaaaccctaaaccctaaaccctaaaccctaaaccctaaaaccctaaaccctaaaccctaaaccctaaaccctaaaccctaaaccctaaaccctaaaccctaaaccctaaccctaaaccctaaaccctaaaccctaaaccctaaaccctaaaccctaaaccctaaaccctaaaccctaaaccctaaaccctaaaccctaaaccctaaaccctaaaccctaaaccctaaaaccctaaaccctaaaccctaaaccctaaaccctaaaccctaaaccctaaaccctaaccctaaaccctaaaccctaaaccctaaaccctaaaccctaaaccctagacCCTAGACCCTAAACCCtagaccctaaaccctaaaccctaaaccctaaaccctaaaaccctaaaccctaaaccctaaccctaaaaccctaaaccctaaaccctaaaccctaaaccctaaccctaaaccctaaaccctaaaccctaaaccctaaaccctaaaccgtaAACCCGTAAACCCTAAACccgtaaaccctaaaccctaaaccctaaaccctaaaacccgaaaccctaaaccaaaaaaccctaaaccctaaaccctaaaccctaaatcctaaaccctaaaccctaaacccctaaTAAATTTCTTCTTGAACACTGTATGTTTTTCACAGAATACATATGGAAAATAAAAGCTCTCTAATGTTGATTTTTCCTAATTTTCcaattattttgatttttccAATTTTCTCAATAATGTGCCAGCCTATTATGATCAGTAATTGTATACTTGAGCCGGTCATTTATTATCGTCAACGTGTTTTAGGCCATTTTTAAATTTCAATTATtcatatatttgaataattttatatttagtacCAAATAGGCGGGAAAACATGCTgtaatttattaaacattttcaaATCTCTATGTTAATGTGATAAATCCTCGATCTCCTGTCTTTGGTGCTCTCCATAGTTCCCTCCCCtcgtctccttcctcctcccaaCAGCGACCTTGTCTCGCCTCCTCTGCAACGTCCGCAAGTTCTCTCAACTTCATTTCGCTCGTCTCTCTTTTGTCCCTCGAACTCATGGTATATCTTTGATCTCTATCCCTCGTTTAGGGTTTACTACATTATTCTTTGTGATCTTTCGTGTCTTTCTTGAAATGGCTCTTTGGATTCTTGATATTGGACGCTTGCACTGATTGTTTAATTggagttttcttctcttttcccaCCCCATTGTTCTCCTCCCCCACCTCCACTCCTCAATCTGGCCCTCACCGAGTTGTCTGTTCATCTTCTTTTCTTCGTCAAGGGGCAAATATTAGATTTCCATCCCGCTTTTGTGGTTCATTGCATTGGAATCCATgatcatttttgttcttcttgatattgctcCCTGAAATCATAAAACTGGGCAATCGCAATCGAGAGATCGTATATTTTTTGTTGTTTTATTTTTGCCTCACCCATGGCTATCTTACTGGGCTTTCCGTTCTCCAACCACTAGCCACCGATCCCTTCATTGTTGCCTTGTTCATCCCAGATTTTTTCGGTCATCTTGAGAGTGCTTTCTGAATTCTTAAAACTGGGAATTTGTCTTGATGTTTAGATCATCTATTTGTTGTtattgtatttttctcttttaattgtGTACTGCTTGGAGGAGATATTGGAGCTGTTTTGACATGTGTTGAGTTGTATTTATTCATTGATCTCTCCAAACCTTTGGATTTCTTTGATTGGAGTTTGTGGTTTTGTCTGTCTTTCTTGGGATTGCTCTCTGAATTCTTCATGCTTTATTTTTTACTATATTGTGCTTGTGATCTTGTCTTTCTTGTATGTAAGTTTGTGATATTGGTGCAGATAGCATTAAAAAGAATCATGAAATATTTTTAGGAGAAATTGGTGCAGATAGCATTAAAAAGCACTGGTGTTCAAGATTCTTAGTTTTGGCTAATTCGGTTTATGCAGAAGCAGTTAGATGTAGTTTCTTTTGCAGTTGAATCACTACTTTAGTGTTTCTCTCTTCAATATgatgaaaatttatattaaatttagGATGATttatttttcaacattttaagcccCTGCGATCTTAATTTTTTTCCAATAAACATTTGAATTTTCCTGTTTCTAATTTAAAATTCTGGTTTCAGTGAATTATATTGGACCTTATTCTCGTTGTTAGTTGATGATTACTGTTGGCTTGCATCTTAATAAACCCAAGtggtttctctttttctttttttgtccttTGAGGGATCAAGTATGTGATGTTATGCTTTGTCTTCTTTCCCTTTTTCCTTTTTTCAAAGTATCCAATAGCAATTGACATGGGTAATTTTTGGATAAGTTAAATTTGTATATGTTAATCAACCATTTTAATGGATCAACTGACTTAATGGGTCTGTTATAATGTCATTTCATGggcattatttaaaatatttgacCGTGAAGGATGAATTAAAATTCTGTGTTAAAATGtactttttttaattttacaaCTCTTATAACAAAGCATAATGTACTTTTTTAATTTAACAACTCTTACATTTTTTTAAttagaattttaatttaaaattctgTGTTATTCCACCTCTTACAACTCTTGTAATAGTTGgtagataatctttttttttaagaaaacccAAATGACTTCGAGGGCTGAATATATAACTCATTATAACAAAGCATAACGATTTTCAGGATAAAGTCATTTGTCTTAGTTTTTTATAACGTAGACGTGGTATTAGAAAGGCAATTGACACAAATGTCATTTATTAGCAGCGATCAATTGTTCCTTCGATACAATATCCGATTGATGGGAAGGGCGTACGACCAGAATCAGCACCCCGCTTCCCACCATCGGTTAGTTGTAAAGTCGTGATCTGACCAAGCCACGCTCCGCGTCACGCTAGTGCCTCTCGTGTGGTCGACCGGATGGCCACATGGTAGCCTTGGTTGGTGCCCGCGAGGACTCCGGCAGCGGCACCTTTACTTGCTTGGGTTCAGAAGCCATTACCATTCTACAGTCGCCGTCGGCTTCCTTCTGATTTAATAACATCAAAGCCCTGATTCGCGTGCTATTGCACGTAACTTGGTGGAGTTCCTCCCCCTTTATGGCTCGTCGTCCGCCGCCGCTGCTACAGGACCTCCGCCGCCTCTTCCGCGGAGTCTCTCTCGTCGCCCTAGAGGCTGCCAAGCGATCTCCCAACCTCGAAGCTGCCAGGGCGGGCGATCTGGAGGCCCTCGTCTCTCAAACCCTCAAGGCCGCCCTCGTGTCCGCCACGGATCTTGCCGGGCTAACGAGAGGGACGCCCCGTCAGATGTCCGCTTCACACTCCACCAGGGAGTCCTCCGTCATCTACTTCTCGAACGATTATGAGCCCGAGGTCACTGCTTTCCGGGGGGGATCAGCCGATCCCTCCATCTTGGAGAAGCCCTTGCCCCAGTCCCAGACCAAATCACGATCCAGGCTGGTAGACGTCCAGGAGGTCCCCATAGCTGCATCTGCGATGATGACCGCGGAGAACAATTGCCGATCGCAGGAATTGGAGGACGGTGCCACCATGGAACTTGGTGTTCTTCGCGAGAACGGTAGCATGAAAGATCCGATCCGGTCTAGCCTGCCGGAGATGAATCTTGTGGGCAGCGCTGGAGGAGACGTTCCACTAAAGAGGCGGCGACCTCGCGAGAGAAGAGTCCCGTCCACTCCCATTAGCAGGGCTCTAGGGTAGGTTATTATTGACCGATCTGATTGCTTTTACACTAGCGTTATCCTTGTTGATTCTAGAAAATTGAACTTTTCTAGAGGCACGAATACAAAGGTAAAGTTAAACGAACCAAAAATAATAGTGATTCTTACATATTTCGTGGCCTTCTTTTGAAAATCTCGTCCTTTTAATATCATTGCAAAATTCCTTTTTGTGCTTTTGATTAACATGTCTGCCTCCACTTACTTACTAAGCAGTTTAAAATTCTGACAGATACGAATGACAGTAAACAAATTATGCATAACTTTCCATTCAGTATAAGCATGCTTGTATTCAACTTGTTTGTCAAATTTGTTGGAGTCATTTATGTAGACATTTGCATATAATCATGTAGGTTTGCTGGTCTGGGAGCTGGGCTTGCATGGGGTACAATCCAAGAATCTGCAAAGAGGATTGTCTTTGGTATGCCCAAAATAGAAGGGAAGCAGTCTGCCCTTTCACCTTTTTTATCTGAGAAAAATGCTGAACGTTTGGCACTTGCACTGTGTAGAATGCGAGGGGCTGCACTTAAATTGGGCCAGATGTTGAGCATTCAGGATGAATCCCTTGTGCCAGCACCGGTACTACTTTTTCCTGGATTTATTAATGTACTGTCTTTGTTGCTTTCAGCTTTCACCATAGTTTTGTTTGAGAAGGGTGTGGAGCTAACTGATTACATATCAATGAGTGTGTATTGCTAAACACTTCATAGTGGTCCAGTCCATTAAATTTGACTGTAATGGTATAATTTATCACGCTTAATTAATTATctgataattttataagttaataCAACCATCTTGTTGATTCCAAAACTTGTTTCTGAATCTTGTTGGTTAAATCATTAGTATCTGATGAAAAGTATGCATAAACATGAGCAACTACCATGGCTTTTGATGCGTGTCTTGCCTCTTTCCCTGATGCAGATATTGGCAGCTTTGGATATTGTTCGTCAAGGAGCTGATGTGATGCCAAGGAAACAATTGAATGATGTTTTGGATGCTGAACTGGGTCTTGATTGGTCATCCAAACTGAGGAGCTTTGATTATGAACCACTTGCGGCAGCAAGCATAGGGCAGGTTGTCTCGATCTAGATTCGTCATATCCTAATCctcctgaatttttagatattatGTGCTTGGATGCCATAGAAGAAAATTCTTCAGCAAAGCGCTAGCTTGTTCACCTCTGATTTGTTCATGTTGATTTCTCATTGAGtcatttatcttcaaatattCTTATACATGCCTTCTTCAGGTCCATCGAGCAGTTATGAAGAGTGGTCTCAAGGTTGCAATGAAAATACAGTACCCTGGTGTTGCAGATAGCATAGAAAGTGACATCGAGAATGTCAGGCTAATTTTAGACTACACAAATCTCATTCCTAAAGGACTTTTTCTTGATAATGCTATAAAGGTGAACCTATATATTCATGATGTCCTTGACTTGTCTTTGTTAATTGAACTTTTGCGTATTAGTGATTAAactcataaaagtgattgctttcagTACTAGTAACTTTATCCTTATAACAGTTaagttaataattatatatttccaAGTCAATTCTTGAGACTAGAATTCAATGCAACATCTCTACATGTCTTCTCATTTATTAAGAGGCAGATGACTCGCACTTGTTGACATTACAAGGTTATTTGTATCCTGCTCTTCAATTTCATGATGCACTCCATAATTGACATTATCATGTCAATTTGAAATGTGGGAttgctctttttcttttttatgataatcaTTTACACTTTTTTATTCTCTCCTTTCTTCAATTTCTCGTGTTGTCATCTGATTGAATTTTGATAACTCTGTTTTTGAAGTTCCATTTAGTGTATGTTGCTGCTTTATGTGGTTGTGATGTATGAATATATTATTGCTTTCTTTACCATAGTTCCTCATATTTTAATCAATTGAATAGTTCTCATTTGCTAGTTATGAGTAATTAGCTTGAAATTTGACCAAATAGTTTTGTGCTGCAGTATCTTATTTTTCCTTGCATGAAAATTTTGTTGGTTGTTTTGGAATATAGTAATTGCATACAAGGTCATCTTTCAGATTGTCTACTGAGAGTTGAGTAAATGAATTACAATAACTTTGATTATACAGTTACTTTGATTCATTAATCAGGTTTTAACTCTTATAGTTCATGAGTCTAGTGATAAACATCATCCAAATTGGCTAGGTATTTTTTCTTGCAGATTAGTGTTCAAGATCAATTTAGTTTTACAGTTTCTTATATCCACCCATGATATGCTTTATCACAGCCCAAGGCCACATCTTAAAGTGTTATGAACCAATAAATTTCCGAACTAAGTTTGGAAACTTGAGTATGCTATATACAATCAGATATTCTGATTGGTAATTTTCTTCAATTCTTATAAAGGTGGCTAAGGAGGAACTGTCTAGGGAATGTGATTATGAGTTGGAAGCTGCAAGTCAAAAGCGATTCCGTGATTTCCTATCTGATTCAGAAGGGTTCTATGTTCCTATGGTTATTGATGAAATCTCGAGTAAAAAGGTTTTGACAACCGAGCTTATTACAGGTAAATACGTTATTTTTATTATGACACATCATAAGCCATTAGAATTCAGTTCTCACTTTTTGTCAGAGTTTTGCTGCGGTATAAGTTGAGGGGAACTTACACTTTCACTTTATTGGTAGAGAGCTTAAATCATGATGGAAAGATGTGTAAATCTAGTTCCACATTCTAATGATACTTTAAGAAGGATAAAATAGCTGTTTTAAGGTTTTCACCGCTTTTAAATTTTCAACTTGTCATGGTTTGTATTACACATTTGGGAATTTCAACGTAGATGTTTTGATGTGCATCCATAATTTGGAGTATCATTCTATTAGGGTAAGCAATACCTTTGTTGCTTCTCCAACAATATTGTTAGATAATCTTTTGTTTagtatattttcttcttttagaTGATCTTTTGAAGCACATGGTACTTTTCCTATTAAGTAGATCAAGCAAAGAATGCATCCAAAAGAGTATATTTCACCGAAttagataaatatatatacagtAAAACATTCACAAACCCTAATATCCCAACCAataaggtttagattcatagatcTTTTTCCAACGTTGAGCTCTGTATAGAATGTAATCACTGATCAAATTAAGagcaattaaatttatatttattgtttCTAACAAAGTTTTATTTCTTTATGCCTCTAGATACTACTACCTTGACATCCCTAATTGCTTTTAGGTTATGTCTATATCATCTATGCTGCTGAATGAAAATATATGTTCTACATGCTGGGATGTTTAGTCAGACCAAAAAATTTGCCAATAATGTCAAGTTGGTTGATTGAACTTAATTGGATTTTCTTTGTGAGAGATGATGCACTATATTTCTCACCTTTTGTTTGTTGTGTCACTGATTTGATTCTTTTTTCTAAATAAGATACAATTAGTAATTCTACaggcatttttttttatttttctcaggaGTTGCCATCGATAAGGTGGCATTACTAAGTCAAAAAATTCGGGACTATGTGGGGAAAAAATTTCTTGAGCTGACTCTAAAGGAATTGTTTGTTTTCCGGTTCATGCAGGCAAGTGCAATTTGTGTTTGTCTTCAGTTTTTAGTGAATCGTGGCCCTTGTTCCTTCTTTATCATAAGTTGTGTAATTTTGTCCTATGTTTTCATTGAGAAGGGATGGGAGAAGGGATGAGAAGCAAATCTTTCTTATGTGTGTTGTCCAAACTAaacatttttttgaattttcaattATTTTATCTGCAGTGCAGTCTTTTATGTCTCAATGCTTAGTTTTCAGTCTTGCTTAGAGCTTAAATTTTTGTTGTTGGTTAGGATTGCAAACTACACTAGTGGCTGATTTAACTATTGTTTATTGaagaaatttaattattttcatgATGCACCTTGACGATGATGTATCTTTGTATTCATTTTTTCTTAATTGTTTCTGGAGGTACAATAAATTGATGATGTATCTTTGTATTAACACCCCCAATATCAATCCTAAGCCCAAATGAAAAAGGTGAAGGATTCCATTAGGTTACTGATCACCAATGTAAATCTATGTCAAATCTTATGAATATGGAAACTGATCTTATGAATATGGAAACTGATTTCAGTATAGAACTAGGTCGTCACCTGGAAGTGGCATGAGGCACCTTCACTACCTAAGTGTCTCGAATTGCGAATAGTGGGCTAGGAAGTCGTTCGAAAATGATCCATCACATCGGCAATCGGATGTGGTGCCAAGTAGGCAAAGGTTCTCTTATTGTTTTGGACCAATGGTGGTAAAAAAATTAGTCCAACAACAGAGGATTACGTTAGCAACTTAAAATATATGAATACTTTTAAAGAAAGGATTAAATTTGGTAGACACTATGATCAAAGAATGAATAAATATTATCTGCTTACAAGTAACTCAATCAGTAGGAAAAAATCTAGAGAGATTGATAGTGctagatttaaaatttgatatattagAAAAGTTAAGCACAGATATGATGTAAGAATTGTTGTTGATAAGGATCTTAACAACAATATTTTAGATGTAAAAAGATTTAGagatagaattataattttaaaatttgtgAAAGGATAAGATGTTTTATATGTCATTAGTTCTTATGCCCCTTAAGTTGGATTGGATGATCAAATCGAAAGAGAATTTTGGAAAAACTTAGATGATATCATTAAAGGAATGCCTATAGTCGAAAAACTTATAATTTGAGAAGATTTGGATTGTCCTGTAGGAAAAATATACGGTGAATATAAAAGAGTGCGTGAGGGCGTTGGTTTGGTTATAGGGTGGTATGATTTTGAAAActtcatataattttataattataaatattcacCTTAAGAAGAGAAATGAATATTTAATGACTTATAAGAGTGATCATAACTATAGTCAAATAGATCTTTTTATCATTAAAG
Protein-coding regions in this window:
- the LOC135672812 gene encoding protein ABC transporter 1, mitochondrial-like, translated to MARRPPPLLQDLRRLFRGVSLVALEAAKRSPNLEAARAGDLEALVSQTLKAALVSATDLAGLTRGTPRQMSASHSTRESSVIYFSNDYEPEVTAFRGGSADPSILEKPLPQSQTKSRSRLVDVQEVPIAASAMMTAENNCRSQELEDGATMELGVLRENGSMKDPIRSSLPEMNLVGSAGGDVPLKRRRPRERRVPSTPISRALGFAGLGAGLAWGTIQESAKRIVFGMPKIEGKQSALSPFLSEKNAERLALALCRMRGAALKLGQMLSIQDESLVPAPILAALDIVRQGADVMPRKQLNDVLDAELGLDWSSKLRSFDYEPLAAASIGQVHRAVMKSGLKVAMKIQYPGVADSIESDIENVRLILDYTNLIPKGLFLDNAIKVAKEELSRECDYELEAASQKRFRDFLSDSEGFYVPMVIDEISSKKVLTTELITGVAIDKVALLSQKIRDYVGKKFLELTLKELFVFRFMQTDPNWGNFLFDETTKMINLIDFGAAREYPKNFVDDYLRMVIACANSDRDAVLEMSRRLGFLTGEESDVMMEAHVQAGFIVGMPFAKGGGYDFRSSNITQSISNLGATMLKHRLTPPPEEAYSLHRKLSGAFLACIKLGAVVPCREILLQVYQQYQFGL